The sequence GGCTGCTCGGCATTCTCAAAGCGGGCGGCTGCTACGTGCCCCTCGACCCCACGTATCCTCAGGAGCGCTTGCACTTCATGCTGGAGGATGCGCAGGTGTCGGTGCTGCTGACCCAGGCGCATCTGGTCGAACGTCTGCACGCTGAAGGCACCCGCCACCCCGCCCACCTCGTCCGGCTCGATGCCGACTGGCCGCAGATCGCGCAGCAGCGCCGCGACACCCCCAGCAGCGGCGCGCAGCCCGATCACCTGGCGTACCTGATCTACACCTCCGGCTCGACCGGCACCCCGAAGGGCGTGCTCGTGCCGCATCGCGGGCTGGGCAACCTGGCGCAGGCGCAGATCCGCGCCTTTGGCGTCACGCCCGATAGCCACGTGCTCCAGTTCGCCTCGCTCAGCTTCGACGCCGCGATCTCTGAGATCTGCATGGCGCTGCTGGCCGGTGCGACGCTGGTTCTGGCCGCGCGCGCGGATCTGATGCCGGGTCCGAGCCTGATCCACCTGCTGCGCGAGCAGGCGATCACCGTGGCGACGCTGCCGCCCTCGGTGCTGGCGGTGCTCGATCCGGCGGACTTCCCGACGCTGCGATCGGTGATCGCGGCGGGCGAGGCGTGTCCTGCCACGGTGGTGGCGCGCTGGGCCACCCCGGAGCGGCGCTTCCTCAACGCCTACGGTCCCACCGAGACGACGGTCTGCGCGACGATCGCCGCGTGTGCCGATGGCAGCCGCACGCCGCCGATCGGCCAGGCCATCGCCAACACGCAGGTCTATGTGCTCGACCAGCAGCGCCAGCCGTCGCCGGTCGGCATTCCAGGCGAGGTCTACATCGGCGGCGTGGGCGTGGCGCGCGGCTACTTTGGCCGCCCGGATCTGACCGCCGAGCGCTTCGTGCCTAACCCGTTCAGCGCCGAGCCTGGATCGCGGCTCTACCGCACGGGCGACCTGGCGCGCTACCTGCCAGACGGGCAGATCGAGTATCTGGGACGGCTCGATGATCAGATCAAGCTGCGCGGCTTCCGCATCGAGCTGGGCGAGATCGCGGCGGTGCTGCGGCGGCATGAGGCCGTGCGCGACGCGGTGGTGCTGGTGCGCGCGGATCAGCCGCCCGCAGGCGGGCACCCGGAGAAGCGGCTGGTGGCGTACGTGGTCGGAGAACAACGGGCAGCAAACGCGGAACCTGGAACCTCGAATCTGGAACTCGGAGCCGATCTGCGCCGTTCCCTGCTGGAACAGGTGCCGGAGTACATGGTGCCGAGCGCGTTTGTGTTTCTGGACGCGCTGCCGCTGACGCCCAACGGCAAGATCGATCGGCGCGCGCTGGCGGCGCTTGACGTAGATCGCCTCAGCCGGGATCGGGCGTTTGTTCCGCCGCAGGATGCTCTTGAGGCGCAACTGGTGCAGATCTGGGAGACTGTGTTGCAGCAGCAGCCGATCGGAGTGGCTGACAACTTCTTCCAGCGCGGCGGTAACTCGCTGAGCGCCGTTCGGCTGATGGCCCAGATCGAGCAGCAGTTGGGACAAAGTCTGCCATTGGCGACGATTTTCGCTCACCCAACGATCCGCGATCTTGCCGCGACCCTATGGCAGCGCGCCTGGCCTGGCGTGCTCCGGCTGGTCGATGCTTTGCCCCAGATGAAATCTCCGCTGGTTGCCATTCAGCCCAGGGGCACCCGCCGTCCATTCTTTTTCGTCGCGCCGCTCGGCGGGGTGGTGCCCTCGAATGTT is a genomic window of Herpetosiphonaceae bacterium containing:
- a CDS encoding amino acid adenylation domain-containing protein gives rise to the protein IEPLAVEGHTAKFDLSLVLSETPGGLVGAIEYRTALFDAGTMGRLGQQYGRLLEAIVADPAQCIARLPLLSDAERRQLIVDWNATEAAYPQGCLHQLFEAQAARTPDAIAVRFGDTTLRYHELNARANQLAWHLRSLGVRPESRVALCVERSPDLIVGLLGILKAGGCYVPLDPTYPQERLHFMLEDAQVSVLLTQAHLVERLHAEGTRHPAHLVRLDADWPQIAQQRRDTPSSGAQPDHLAYLIYTSGSTGTPKGVLVPHRGLGNLAQAQIRAFGVTPDSHVLQFASLSFDAAISEICMALLAGATLVLAARADLMPGPSLIHLLREQAITVATLPPSVLAVLDPADFPTLRSVIAAGEACPATVVARWATPERRFLNAYGPTETTVCATIAACADGSRTPPIGQAIANTQVYVLDQQRQPSPVGIPGEVYIGGVGVARGYFGRPDLTAERFVPNPFSAEPGSRLYRTGDLARYLPDGQIEYLGRLDDQIKLRGFRIELGEIAAVLRRHEAVRDAVVLVRADQPPAGGHPEKRLVAYVVGEQRAANAEPGTSNLELGADLRRSLLEQVPEYMVPSAFVFLDALPLTPNGKIDRRALAALDVDRLSRDRAFVPPQDALEAQLVQIWETVLQQQPIGVADNFFQRGGNSLSAVRLMAQIEQQLGQSLPLATIFAHPTIRDLAATLWQRAWPGVLRLVDALPQMKSPLVAIQPRGTRRPFFFVAPLGGVVPSNVLSGMIDLAPHLGADQPYYGLQLPGLAHDLMEHLDISKSFGAAQLESLAEQFVPDRSAIEDGAARCVEAIRAVQPHGPYLIGGLCTGSTIAFEIACQLQRQEQHVALLALVDPPVSLRRIRSAAGPKSETIASMFARLSHPDPEQVAWFISHDLGGDRLSITPEQMTAIFRQLDADAWWDYAAEKLRQVDAVGRNTGPHELRRLFMISQINTLSLNAILSSYVPDLYAGRMAVLRVEQIDENIADVPEPWQRLTTQPVESFVIPGDHGTVFHEPNIQVLAQALLEAMRQATEATSAQSGTHDVAISTTAYAADRVPLVAVPRGGEPLPLSFAQQRLWFLDQLEPGSAAYHIPTVVRLHGALQPAALQQALSALVERHES